CGCTTCAAATTATCTCTTGTTGCCATAAAACCCAGATAGGGACCTCCAAAGGACAAACTAATTCCAAGGGCTTGTCCCTCTCCCACTGCAATATCTGCACCATATTCTGCAGGGGTCTTTAATATTCCTAAGGAGATGGGATTACAGCTCATAATATATTTTATATCACTATCTTTAAGAAGTTCTCCGATTGTATCCCCATCCTCTAGCAGGCCAAAGTAATTGGGCTGCTGTATCAGGACACAGGCTGTATCATCCCCAAGCATTTTCTTTAAGCTGTCTATATCAGTAATTCCCTCCTTAAGGGGAATTAGCTCCATCTCCATATCAGTTCCCTTAAGATAAGTGGAAATGGTTTCAACGGTCATAGGATTAACTGAAGCTGATACAAGGGCTTTTTTTCTCTTTCTTTCCCTACTCATAATAACAGCCTCAGCAGCTGCACAAGAACCATCATAAACGGAAGCATTAGCTACATCCATTCCCGTCAGCTCACATATCATGGTCTGAAATTCAAAAATAGATTGAAGAATTCCTTGGCTGATTTCCGCCTGATATGGGGTATATGAAGTTATAAATTCCTCCTTAGAGGTAACTTGTTTTACAATGGCAGGTATATAGTGGCGATAAGCTCCACAGCCTCTAAATACAGTCTGAAAAACCTTGTTCTTATTTGCAATATTTCTCATTCTGTAAAACACTTCCATCTCAGACATTCCCTTAGGTATATTAAGTGGAGCCTTTAATTTTACTTCCTCAGGTATGGTATCAAATAAGTCCTCCATAGAGCTAAGCCCAATGGCCTTTAGCATTTGATCCTGTTCATCCTTTGTATTCGGAACATAATTTCCCATGGTGACCTCCTCTTTATATTTTAAAGGTCGATGAAAAGTATAAATTCCATCTCCATATAAGATTTCTTACTACTGAGAAATTAATTTATTATACTCTTCTTCAGATAAAAGTTCTGCCTTGTCAGTAATATTTTCAACCTCTATAAACCAAGCTTCCATAGCATCTGAATTAATAAGATCCGGCTGGTCAAGAAGTTCTTCATTAACTGCTTTTACAACTCCTGTTACAGGGCTGTATACATTAGAAACCGCTTTAACAGATTCAACCTCGGCAAATACCTCACCGGCTTCTACTTCCTCCCCTTCTTCCGGAAGGTTAACAAAAACCAGATCTCCCAGTTCATTTTGCGCATAATCGGAAATTCCTATTCTTGCTGTGGTTTCATCTAAAAACTGCACCCATTCATGGGACTGTAAAAATAAATACTCCTTACTCATAGTATGTCCTCCTTAATTATGATTTTTTATAAAATGGTAAAGGAACAATCTCTGCAGATGTTTTTCGTCCTCTAATCTCCACCATAAGATTAGTTCCTACATCTTTGTAGTTCAAATCAACATAAGCCATAGCTATAGGATAGCCAAGATAAGGTGAATGAGTACCGGATGTGGTTCTTCCCACCTCTTTATCACCATAAAATACCGGGCAATCTTCTCTTGCAATCCCCCTGCCGGTTATTTTTAAGCCCACACGGATTTTTGTGGGTTCTCCCCTATCAATAATACCCTGCTTACCGATAAAATCTTCTTTATTCAACTTAACGGCAAATCCCAAACCCGCTTCAATAGGTGATATGCTATCATCCATTTCATGGCCATATAAAGGAAGTCCCGCTTCTAGCCGTAGAGTATCCCTAGCTCCAAGTCCGCAAGGAATTAATCCTTCACCACTTCCCTTATCCAAAAGTAGTTCCCATAAGCTTACAGCGTCCTTGTTTTTACAATAAATCTCATATCCCTCTTCACCGGTATAGCCTGTCTTTGAAACCATACATTTTATTCCCCCAATATCTACATTTTCTTTAAATGTATAATACTTTATGGGTAGGGTCTTTTCATCTGTAAGCTTTGTAAGTATTGACTTTGATAAAGGCCCTTGAAGTGCCAGCAAAGCAGTTTCATCGGAAATATCAGAAAGCCTTACATCACCAAATAAATGCTTCCTTATCCAGTCAATATCCTTGTAGCGGTTAGCTGCGTTAATAACAAGAAGATATTCCTCTTTCCCAATACGGTAGATTAGTAAATCATCAATTACACCCCCATCCTGGTTGCACATAGGGCTGTATTTCACCTGTCCGTCCACCATTAAGCTGCAATCAT
This genomic interval from Herbinix luporum contains the following:
- the gcvH gene encoding glycine cleavage system protein GcvH, whose product is MSKEYLFLQSHEWVQFLDETTARIGISDYAQNELGDLVFVNLPEEGEEVEAGEVFAEVESVKAVSNVYSPVTGVVKAVNEELLDQPDLINSDAMEAWFIEVENITDKAELLSEEEYNKLISQ
- the gcvT gene encoding glycine cleavage system aminomethyltransferase GcvT translates to MEKKTVLYDCHIDLEGKMIPFGGYLMPVQYKSGVIKEHMAVRKAAGLFDVSHMGEVILKGSDALNNIQKLVTNDCSLMVDGQVKYSPMCNQDGGVIDDLLIYRIGKEEYLLVINAANRYKDIDWIRKHLFGDVRLSDISDETALLALQGPLSKSILTKLTDEKTLPIKYYTFKENVDIGGIKCMVSKTGYTGEEGYEIYCKNKDAVSLWELLLDKGSGEGLIPCGLGARDTLRLEAGLPLYGHEMDDSISPIEAGLGFAVKLNKEDFIGKQGIIDRGEPTKIRVGLKITGRGIAREDCPVFYGDKEVGRTTSGTHSPYLGYPIAMAYVDLNYKDVGTNLMVEIRGRKTSAEIVPLPFYKKS
- the gcvPA gene encoding aminomethyl-transferring glycine dehydrogenase subunit GcvPA, whose amino-acid sequence is MGNYVPNTKDEQDQMLKAIGLSSMEDLFDTIPEEVKLKAPLNIPKGMSEMEVFYRMRNIANKNKVFQTVFRGCGAYRHYIPAIVKQVTSKEEFITSYTPYQAEISQGILQSIFEFQTMICELTGMDVANASVYDGSCAAAEAVIMSRERKRKKALVSASVNPMTVETISTYLKGTDMEMELIPLKEGITDIDSLKKMLGDDTACVLIQQPNYFGLLEDGDTIGELLKDSDIKYIMSCNPISLGILKTPAEYGADIAVGEGQALGISLSFGGPYLGFMATRDNLKRRLPGRIVGETNDLQGRRAFVLTLQAREQHIRREKASSNICSNQALCAMTAAVYLAAMGKKGLSRVATLSMSKAHYLAQRLCEIEGYKLVYPGEFFNEFVTTVNTEVDKILAILEERGILGGYPVGKNQLLWCATEVNSKEEIDTLVEILKEVP